One Miscanthus floridulus cultivar M001 chromosome 11, ASM1932011v1, whole genome shotgun sequence DNA window includes the following coding sequences:
- the LOC136493373 gene encoding uncharacterized protein isoform X1, which yields MAPRKSAAGCDVTPPEHRPTCALRPPHHSLPAAHHRIDVAAARRRSDALAFACAEARHLPHPFSPAGPLGGAFFGDGRPTRGPHLKQVTPHRTWVRQLRSILHSYACLLGSIILLVFTYIYAGQGTKLDRQTAVRSFATNSGYHVQNFIEKPRYDHLPLIEVSSTANCTVCAAKPRIEI from the exons ATGGCACCGAGAAAATCCGCCGCCGGCTGCGACGTGAccccgccggagcaccgccccacctGCGCCCTCCGTCCACCTCACCATAGCCTCCCAGCGGCGCACCACCGCATCGACGTCGCCGCGGCGCGGCGACGCAGCGATGCCCTCGCGTTTGCCTGTGCGGAAGCCCGGCACCTCCCCCATCCCTTCTCCCCCGCTGGTCCTCTCGGCGGGGCCTTCTTCGGCGATGGCCGTCCCACCAG GGGTCCCCACCTCAAACAGGTTACGCCGCATCGGACCTGGGTGCGACAACTTCGCTCAATCCTCCATTCGTACGCCTGCCTGCTCGGCTCCATTATTCTATTAGTGTTCACATACATTTATGCAGGTCAGG GTACAAAACTTGATCGACAAACCGCAGTACGATCATTTGCCACTAATTCAGGCTACCAT GTACAAAACTTTATTGAGAAACCACGGTATGACCATTTGCCACTAATTGAGGTTAGCAG CACTGCCAACTGCACTGTGTGTGCCGCGAAGCCCCGTATAGAAATCTGA
- the LOC136493373 gene encoding uncharacterized protein isoform X2: protein MAPRKSAAGCDVTPPEHRPTCALRPPHHSLPAAHHRIDVAAARRRSDALAFACAEARHLPHPFSPAGPLGGAFFGDGRPTRGPHLKQVTPHRTWVRQLRSILHSYACLLGSIILLVFTYIYAGTKLDRQTAVRSFATNSGYHVQNFIEKPRYDHLPLIEVSSTANCTVCAAKPRIEI, encoded by the exons ATGGCACCGAGAAAATCCGCCGCCGGCTGCGACGTGAccccgccggagcaccgccccacctGCGCCCTCCGTCCACCTCACCATAGCCTCCCAGCGGCGCACCACCGCATCGACGTCGCCGCGGCGCGGCGACGCAGCGATGCCCTCGCGTTTGCCTGTGCGGAAGCCCGGCACCTCCCCCATCCCTTCTCCCCCGCTGGTCCTCTCGGCGGGGCCTTCTTCGGCGATGGCCGTCCCACCAG GGGTCCCCACCTCAAACAGGTTACGCCGCATCGGACCTGGGTGCGACAACTTCGCTCAATCCTCCATTCGTACGCCTGCCTGCTCGGCTCCATTATTCTATTAGTGTTCACATACATTTATGCAG GTACAAAACTTGATCGACAAACCGCAGTACGATCATTTGCCACTAATTCAGGCTACCAT GTACAAAACTTTATTGAGAAACCACGGTATGACCATTTGCCACTAATTGAGGTTAGCAG CACTGCCAACTGCACTGTGTGTGCCGCGAAGCCCCGTATAGAAATCTGA
- the LOC136492182 gene encoding peroxidase 1-like, with the protein MVVMCGSHAIGRSNCASFLATNRQRLANGTISPAYQELLEALCRPNPGQFTPKTTTEINVSTLTVLDNNYYKLLSLNLGLHFSDDQVICNGTLGPFTNAFDHPHDSHRHM; encoded by the coding sequence ATGGTGGTGATGTGCGGCTCCCATGCCATCGGCCGCTCAAACTGCGCCTCCTTCCTGGCCACGAACCGGCAGCGGCTGGCAAACGGGACCATCAGCCCGGCATACCAGGAGCTGCTGGAGGCGCTGTGCCGGCCCAACCCAGGCCAGTTCACCCCCAAAACTACCACGGAGATCAACGTGAGCACGCTGACGGTGCTGGACAACAACTACTACAAACTGCTGTCGCTCAACCTGGGCCTGCACTTCTCCGACGACCAGGTCATCTGCAACGGCACGCTCGGGCCGTTCACCAACGCCTTCGACCACCCACACGATTCCCACCGCCACATGTGA